In one Lolium rigidum isolate FL_2022 chromosome 3, APGP_CSIRO_Lrig_0.1, whole genome shotgun sequence genomic region, the following are encoded:
- the LOC124702398 gene encoding protein ENHANCED DISEASE RESISTANCE 4-like, with protein MASANTGGFRLVRCPKCLNILPEPANVSVYQCGGCNTTLRAKVRAGSAQNVATKQVQQDSGDHSVTTPVSNGASTKQVRQDSGSYSVVTSVGNGVSPQSKELDSIGAALDNPCTPDTPCAEAEHESNGFGSNEDGDVMSAEKNVLEVANTECNEEGSSDGRDTDGELEELAALIHGTHIGSDNEENITVERSAESPEACTVGEEDEEERSLKASQPLSDGRGSPVNSPESEQSGACKTEAAASTRRKLVRVQSRSCDLREGARVSVHSLDFHSSRTSFQSKSFRASEPLESKIMKTVDELKDDLSEIFSKPSSECKPRAHPARPLKQDGYRHHVAITSSQPLTAYHPATKHSGIASRLSRSGQVAPHGHGPPLPRYRRHSAYSYGHSGQMEMRPCPHQCYHHSCGPPCCSSWKQETTPQKPQAKKTKRRPPPKNLCRPVLRGAPFVLCSNCLRLVQLPTGFAIPSRGTRRLQCGSCSKVLSYSYRDPSRKKLQSPFGGDESSIDEYGNQQADDEYNGDAHQADPYSYSEEYGISAGASYSTEEGQPLHVSRNSSFNTIDERSAKESKLHRLMGYSSASELMRCSPDLYESFSRRAPNARTYDMKGKGVCVTGDDSSAEHIAVKSKAKERSVGLTFQGMFKKRIH; from the exons ATGGCAAGTGCAAACACGGGAGGCTTCCGCCTCGTGAGGTGCCCAAAGTGCCTGAACATTCTACCAGAGCCTGCAAATGTTTCAGTCTACCAGTGCGGCGGATGCAACACCACTCTTCGAG CTAAAGTCCGTGCTGGCAGTGCACAAAATGTGGCCACGAAACAAGTTCAGCAAGACTCTGGCGATCACTCTGTTACTACACCTGTGAGCAATGGTGCGTCCACAAAACAAGTTCGGCAAGACTCAGGCAGCTACTCTGTTGTTACCTCTGTTGGCAATGGGGTGTCTCCTCAAAGCAAGGAACTGGATTCCATTGGTGCTGCCCTGGATAATCCCTGCACTCCAGATACTCCATGCGCCGAGGCCGAGCACGAGAGCAATGGCTTTGGAAGCAATGAGGATGGTGATGTCATGTCAGCTGAGAAGAATGTGTTGGAGGTTGCAAATACTGAGTGCAATGAAGAAGGCAGTTCTGATGGAAGGGACACCGATGGAGAATTGGAAGAGCTTGCTGCCCTAATACATGGCACACATATAGGTTCTGACAATGAAGAGAACATCACTGTGGAGCGAAGTGCAGAGAGTCCAGAGGCTTGCACAGTaggagaggaggatgaagaggaacgcAGTCTGAAAGCCTCACAGCCCTTGTCTGATGGAAGAGGATCGCCTGTCAATTCGCCAGAATCTGAGCAGAGTGGAGCATGCAAAACTGAAGCTGCTGCAAGCACGAGAAGGAAGCTCGTGAGGGTGCAATCTCGATCTTGTGATCTCCGAGAAGGGGCTAGAGTGTCGGTTCACTCGCTTGATTTCCACTCCTCTCGGACTTCATTCCAGTCAAAGAGCTTCAGGGCAAGTGAACCCCTTGAATCAAAGATCATGAAGACGGTGGATGAATTGAAAGATGACCTGTCCGAAATTTTCAGTAAACCATCTTCTGAATGCAAGCCAAGGGCACACCCTGCACGTCCTCTGAAACAAGATGGTTACAGGCATCATGTTGCCATCACATCCAGCCAACCTCTTACAGCTTATCATCCTGCTACCAAGCATTCTGGCATTGCATCTCGTCTGAGTAGGTCTGGCCAAGTTGCTCCTCATGGCCATGGGCCACCCTTACCGCGGTATCGTCGGCACAGTGCTTATTCGTATGGTCACAGTGGGCAAATGGAGATGAGACCATGCCCTCACCAATGCTACCACCATAGCTGCGGGCCACCTTGCTGCAGCTCCTGGAAACAAGAAACTACACCACAGAAGCCACAAGCCAAGAAGACGAAGCGGCGGCCTCCACCGAAAAATCTCTGTCGACCAGTCCTAAGGGGTGCGCCATTCGTCCTTTGCTCGAACTGCCTCAGGCTCGTCCAGCTGCCCACCGGTTTTGCCATTCCAAGCAGAGGAACACGCAGGCTGCAGTGTGGCTCCTGCTCAAAAGTTCTCTCCTACTCTTACAGAGACCCAAGCAGAAAGAAACTTCAGTCACCATTTGGGGGGGATGAGTCCAGCATAGATGAGTACGGAAATCAGCAGGCAGATGATGAGTACAACGGTGATGCCCATCAAGCTGACCCATACTCGTACTCGGAAGAGTACGGTATCTCAGCTGGTGCAAGCTATTCTACCGAGGAAGGACAACCCCTGCATGTGTCAAGGAACTCGTCTTTCAACACCATCGATGAAAGAAGTGCCAAGGAGTCTAAGCTTCACCGGTTGATGGGGTACTCTTCAGCGAGTGAGTTGATGCGGTGTTCTCCTGATCTCTATGAGAGTTTCAGCAGACGAGCACCTAATGCAAGAACATATGACATGAAGGGGAAAGGCGTTTGCGTGACCGGTGACGATTCAAGTGCAGAACATATTGCAGTGAAATCAAAAGCAAAAGAGAGAAGTGTAGGCTTGACATTCCAAGGAATGTTCAAGAAAAGGATTCATTGA